From the genome of Clostridium sp. BNL1100, one region includes:
- a CDS encoding AAA family ATPase, with product MGKVIAIANQKGGVGKTTTAVNIAAGLVQEGLSVMGIDLDPQANMSDYLGYDNESLYNISDLMVAAANNNLSEDYIAESIVHSKEGIDYIPSSIKLSGADLFLSNVMCREQVLNRILKKEIFSKYDYIIIDCLPSLGILLTNALAAADSLIIPVQAQKFALDGLVQLEQVYDMVKVNVNPELKIDGVILTMADNTNMSKAVESALERQYGDTLFVTRIHKRVEATNSTFEQKSLVSMENSVLGAEYRNVTKELIERSRV from the coding sequence ATGGGAAAAGTAATTGCAATTGCAAATCAAAAAGGCGGAGTAGGTAAAACTACAACCGCTGTAAACATTGCCGCCGGTCTGGTACAGGAAGGATTGAGTGTCATGGGCATTGACCTCGATCCGCAGGCAAACATGAGTGACTATTTAGGTTATGACAATGAAAGCTTATACAATATCAGCGACCTGATGGTGGCAGCCGCAAACAATAATTTGAGCGAGGATTACATAGCAGAAAGCATAGTCCACAGCAAGGAGGGCATTGACTACATTCCTTCCAGTATAAAGCTTTCCGGGGCTGACTTGTTCTTATCAAATGTAATGTGTAGGGAGCAAGTGTTGAACAGGATACTGAAAAAAGAAATATTCAGTAAATATGACTACATAATTATCGACTGCCTGCCCAGTCTTGGTATCCTTCTTACAAATGCACTTGCAGCAGCGGATAGCCTCATAATTCCAGTACAAGCACAGAAGTTTGCTTTGGATGGATTAGTACAGCTGGAACAGGTATATGACATGGTTAAGGTAAATGTAAATCCTGAACTTAAAATTGACGGTGTTATTTTGACCATGGCTGATAATACAAATATGTCTAAGGCGGTAGAATCTGCCTTAGAAAGACAATATGGTGATACTCTTTTTGTTACCAGGATACACAAAAGGGTTGAAGCTACAAACAGTACATTTGAACAAAAAAGCTTGGTTTCCATGGAAAACAGTGTACTGGGTGCCGAATATAGAAATGTGACAAAGGAGCTGATTGAAAGGAGTAGAGTGTAA
- a CDS encoding ParB N-terminal domain-containing protein, which translates to MGTIKIDFSKKMDKPSDKAFAQMFNLNTTNKNKENATEIDINLIVPFQNHPFRLYTGEKLRQMVESIKENGVIVPIVVRKKDDGTYENLAGHNRVNAAKLAGLTKVPAEIKEHITDAQAKIIVTDSNFIQRSVEEMLPSELAKSLQMQLEACKEAKQKREFINAIESDSNTDESKGYGGSVQVGQGQWSVNKVANNNKMSESNIKRYIRLNYLIEELLNMVDEGIIKLNPAVSLSYLTIDEQNILFSILTKNDYRIDMKRADKLKERSGKLTEDDILAIASGEFFEKKKRPKLTAVKVKPKLISRFFNAYATQTEITSTIEQALEEYFERRRQEAEDFEKENNKEVEGDEEN; encoded by the coding sequence GTGGGGACAATAAAAATTGACTTTTCAAAGAAAATGGATAAGCCATCAGACAAAGCTTTTGCACAGATGTTTAATCTTAATACTACAAATAAAAATAAGGAAAATGCTACTGAAATAGATATAAACCTTATAGTACCCTTCCAAAATCATCCATTCCGACTGTACACAGGTGAGAAGCTCAGGCAAATGGTTGAATCAATAAAGGAGAATGGAGTAATAGTTCCCATAGTGGTTAGGAAAAAAGATGACGGGACATATGAGAATCTGGCAGGCCATAACCGTGTTAATGCAGCGAAGCTTGCCGGGCTAACAAAAGTTCCTGCGGAAATTAAAGAACATATCACAGATGCACAGGCAAAAATAATTGTAACAGACTCAAACTTTATACAACGTTCAGTGGAAGAAATGCTTCCCAGTGAGCTTGCCAAGAGCTTACAGATGCAGCTTGAGGCATGTAAGGAAGCCAAGCAAAAACGTGAGTTTATTAATGCAATCGAAAGTGACTCAAATACTGATGAGAGTAAGGGCTATGGTGGTTCTGTCCAAGTTGGACAGGGGCAATGGAGTGTTAATAAAGTAGCTAATAACAATAAGATGAGTGAATCAAATATTAAAAGATATATCCGTCTTAATTATCTCATTGAAGAATTACTTAACATGGTGGACGAAGGAATCATCAAGTTAAATCCGGCAGTTAGTCTGTCATATTTAACTATAGATGAACAAAATATTCTTTTCAGTATCCTGACCAAAAACGATTACAGGATAGATATGAAAAGGGCAGATAAACTTAAAGAAAGGAGTGGAAAACTTACGGAGGATGATATATTGGCCATAGCATCCGGTGAATTTTTTGAAAAGAAGAAAAGGCCAAAGCTAACAGCAGTAAAAGTGAAACCAAAACTAATTTCAAGATTCTTCAATGCTTATGCTACGCAGACAGAAATAACATCGACAATTGAACAGGCTCTTGAAGAATACTTTGAACGCCGTAGGCAAGAAGCTGAAGATTTTGAAAAAGAAAACAACAAGGAGGTCGAAGGCGATGAAGAAAATTGA